The following are encoded in a window of Magnolia sinica isolate HGM2019 chromosome 11, MsV1, whole genome shotgun sequence genomic DNA:
- the LOC131218789 gene encoding leucine-rich repeat receptor-like serine/threonine-protein kinase BAM1, whose product MENPPPPHVKTTPKKLLSLHLLIFLSLFLNFTPPTFARTPHHPDYHALLSLKSSITSDPLSALASWNSSTDYCFWPYITCDSTSRSILAIDLSNLNLTGTLSPSISRLSSLVNLTLSSNSFAGPIPPSLSQLSSLRYLNLSNNFFNGTFPDSLSNLQSLEVLDLYNNNFSGMLPVEVSKMQMLRHLHLGGNFFSGRIPAEYGQFPLLEYLAVSGNELSGAIPPELGNLTKLQQLYLGYYNIYEGGIPPEIGNLSSLVRLDAASCGLSGEIPPDMSRMKNLDTLFLQVNGLSGEITPELGELWSLKSMDLSNNALVGVIPPEFEKLQNLTLLNLFRNKLYGEIPAFIGELPELEVLQLWENNFTGSIPARLGRNGKLQLLDLSTNRLTGNLPPDLCFGNRLQTLIALGNALFGPIPDTLGRCESLGRIRMGENYLNGSIPGGLFALPMLAQVELQDNFLVGGFPEMDSISTSLGQISLSNNRLSGPLPASIGNFSGVQKLLLDGNSFSGAIPAEIGLLRQLSKMDFSSNRFSGSIAPEISKCKLLTFVDLSQNELSGEIPTEITGMRILNYLNLSRNHLVGSIPSSISTMQSLTAVDFSYNNLTGLVPGTGQFSYFNSTSFLGNPGLCGPYLGPCKFGIANNTHQAHVKGPLSSSLKLLLVIGLLVCSIAFAVAAIIKARSLKKANESRAWKLTAFQRLDFTCDDVLDCLKEDNIIGKGGAGIVYKGVMSNGDQVAVKRLPAMSRGSSHDHGFNAEIQTLGRIRHRHIVRLLGFCSNHETNLLVYEYMPNGSLGEVLHGKKGGHLHWDTRYKIAIEAAKGLCYLHHDCSPLILHRDVKSNNILLDSNFEAHVADFGLAKFLQDSGTSECMSAIAGSYGYIAPEYAYTLKVDEKSDVYSFGVVLLELVSGRKPVGEFGDGVDIVQWVRKMTDSNKEGVLKVLDPRLPTVPLHEVMHVFYVAMLCVEEQSVERPTMREVVQILTELPKPAGPANDDSLLADSAAAATKETGKDQQQQQQTPQPSPQSPPPDLLSI is encoded by the exons atggaaaatccACCCCCACCCCATGTAAAAACCACCCCCAAAAAactcctctctctccatctcctcaTCTTCCTCTCACTCTTCCTCAACTTCACACCCCCAACTTTTGCTAGAACACCCCACCATCCTGATTACCACGCTCTCCTATCCCTCAAATCCTCCATCACCTCCGACCCTTTATCCGCCCTCGCTTCTTGGAACTCCTCCACCGACTACTGCTTCTGGCCGTACATCACATGCGACTCCACCTCTCGTTCAATCCTGGCCATTGATCTCTCCAATCTCAACCTCACCGGTACTCTCTCCCCCTCCATCTCTCGCCTCTCTAGCCTCGTCAACCTCACTTTATCTTCCAACTCATTTGCGGGCcccatccctccctccctctcccagCTCTCCAGCCTCCGCTACCTGAATCTCTCCAACAACTTCTTCAACGGCACTTTCCCAGATTCTCTCTCCAATCTCCAGAGCCTCGAGGTCCTCGATCTCTACAACAACAACTTCTCCGGCATGCTGCCGGTAGAAGTATCAAAGATGCAGATGCTCCGGCATCTGCATCTAGGCGGGAACTTCTTCTCCGGAAGAATCCCGGCCGAATACGGCCAGTTTCCGTTACTGGAATACCTGGCCGTATCTGGAAACGAACTCAGCGGCGCCATCCCGCCGGAACTCGGTAACCTAACCAAGCTGCAGCAGCTTTACTTAGGTTACTACAACATCTATGAAGGCGGGATTCCTCCCGAGATTGGAAATCTATCCAGTCTAGTCCGGCTTGATGCTGCAAGCTGCGGACTTTCGGGAGAAATCCCGCCTGATATGAGTAGGATGAAGAATCTCGATACGCTGTTCTTGCAAGTGAACGGGCTGTCGGGGGAGATTACGCCGGAGCTTGGAGAGCTCTGGAGCTTGAAATCGATGGATCTTTCGAATAATGCTCTTGTTGGGGTGATTCCGCCGGAGTTCGAGAAGCTGCAGAATCTCACCCTTTTGAATCTGTTTCGAAACAAGCTGTATGGGGAGATTCCTGCTTTTATTGGGGAACTGCCGGAGCTGGAGGTGCTGCAGCTGTGGGAGAATAATTTCACGGGCAGCATCCCAGCACGGTTGGGGCGGAATGGGAAGCTGCAGCTGCTGGACCTTTCAACGAACAGGTTGACGGGGAATTTGCCCCCGGATCTCTGTTTTGGGAATCGGCTGCAGACGCTGATTGCGCTGGGGAATGCCCTGTTTGGCCCCATCCCAGACACGTTGGGGCGGTGCGAATCGCTGGGACGGATTCGAATGGGAGAAAATTACTTGAATGGGTCGATCCCTGGCGGGTTGTTTGCCCTGCCAATGCTGGCACAGGTCGAGCTGCAGGATAATTTCCTGGTGGGCGGGTTTCCGGAGATGGATTCAATCTCAACTTCTCTTGGGCAGATCAGCTTGTCCAATAATCGGCTTTCGGGCCCGCTACCGGCTTCAATCGGGAACTTTTCTGGTGTGCAGAAGCTGCTTCTTGATGGGAATTCGTTCTCGGGGGCTATCCCGGCAGAGATCGGACTGCTGCGGCAGCTGTCGAAGATGGATTTCAGCAGCAATAGGTTCTCGGGGTCGATCGCTCCGGAGATCAGCAAGTGCAAGCTGCTGACATTCGTTGATCTTAGCCAGAATGAGCTGTCGGGGGAGATACCGACGGAGATTACAGGTATGCGGATCTTGAACTACTTGAATCTGTCGAGAAATCATCTTGTGGGGAGCATACCGTCGTCAATCTCGACAATGCAGAGCTTGACGGCTGTCGATTTCTCTTACAATAACCTAACAGGGCTGGTCCCTGGCACGGGCCAGTTCAGCTACTTCAATTCAACATCATTCCTCGGTAACCCTGGGCTCTGCGGGCCGTATCTGGGGCCTTGCAAGTTCGGCATTGCAAACAACACCCATCAAGCCCATGTCAAGGGCCCGCTCTCGTCGTCCCTGAAGCTCCTTCTCGTGATTGGCCTCCTGGTCTGTTCGATCGCATTTGCCGTCGCGGCCATCATCAAGGCCCGGTCGCTAAAGAAGGCAAACGAATCACGGGCATGGAAGCTGACTGCATTCCAGAGGTTGGATTTCACCTGCGACGACGTACTGGATTGCCTGAAAGAAGATAACATCATAGGCAAGGGAGGGGCCGGGATCGTCTACAAGGGTGTAATGTCCAATGGAGATCAGGTGGCTGTGAAGCGCCTTCCCGCGATGAGCCGTGGGTCATCGCATGATCATGGATTCAATGCTGAGATACAGACTCTGGGGAGGATTCGACACCGCCACATCGTGAGATTGTTGGGCTTTTGTTCGAACCATGAAACAAATCTCCTCGTCTATGAATACATGCCGAATGGGAGCTTGGGGGAAGTTCTCCATGGCAAGAAAGGGGGCCACTTGCACTGGGACACCCGGTACAAGATCGCCATTGAAGCTGCAAAGGGCCTGTGCTATCTCCACCATGATTGCTCGCCGTTGATCCTCCACCGGGACGTCAAATCAAACAACATCCTTCTTGATTCTAACTTCGAGGCACACGTTGCTGATTTTGGGCTCGCTAAGTTCTTGCAGGACTCGGGCACCTCCGAATGCATGTCTGCCATCGCCGGATCTTATGGTTACATTGCACCAG AGTATGCATATACGCTCAAGGTCGATGAGAAGAGCGACGTATACAGCTTTGGTGTGGTACTCTTAGAACTAGTGAGTGGGCGAAAACCCGTGGGTGAATTTGGCGACGGCGTGGATATTGTCCAATGGGTTCGCAAGATGACGGATTCGAACAAGGAGGGTGTGCTAAAGGTTCTTGACCCAAGGCTCCCAACCGTTCCCCTCCACGAAGTCATGCACGTGTTCTATGTTGCAATGCTCTGTGTGGAAGAGCAGAGTGTCGAGCGCCCCACGATGCGGGAGGTTGTCCAGATCCTGACCGAGCTGCCGAAGCCGGCTGGGCCTGCGAATGACGATTCCCTGCTGGCAGACTCGGCTGCTGCTGCCACTAAAGAAACCGGCAAAgatcagcagcagcaacaacaaacaCCACAACCATCACCACAGTCACCACCACCTGATCTGCTTAGCATCTGA